Proteins encoded by one window of Synechococcus sp. WH 7805:
- the pyrR gene encoding bifunctional pyr operon transcriptional regulator/uracil phosphoribosyltransferase PyrR, translating to MGLGTQGERIEILSSDELRRTLMRLASQVLESVGGLDDLVLLGIPTRGVQLASVLARSLEEQVGRPVARGTLDPTFHRDDLERVAMRPMTGTDLPVSVEGREVVLVDDVIFTGRTVRAALEAIQAWGRPRRVLLLVLVDRGHRELPIQPDFCGRMVQTRRSETIELRLLDVDGEEGVFLRRSQDAT from the coding sequence ATGGGGTTGGGCACTCAGGGCGAACGAATCGAGATTCTCTCTTCCGATGAACTGAGGAGAACGTTGATGCGCCTCGCCTCTCAAGTGCTTGAGAGCGTTGGAGGGCTTGATGATCTTGTCCTTCTTGGGATCCCCACCCGTGGAGTGCAGCTGGCCTCGGTCTTAGCGCGTTCGCTGGAAGAGCAGGTCGGCCGCCCAGTGGCAAGGGGAACCCTGGATCCCACTTTTCACAGGGACGATCTGGAGCGGGTCGCTATGCGACCGATGACAGGCACAGACCTTCCCGTGAGTGTTGAGGGGCGTGAGGTGGTGCTCGTTGATGACGTGATTTTTACCGGTCGCACGGTGAGGGCTGCCCTTGAAGCCATTCAGGCCTGGGGACGGCCCCGCAGAGTTCTGCTGTTGGTGCTGGTGGATCGCGGGCATCGAGAACTGCCCATCCAGCCTGATTTCTGCGGGCGAATGGTTCAAACGCGTCGCAGTGAAACGATCGAACTGCGTCTGCTCGACGTGGATGGTGAAGAGGGGGTTTTCCTGCGCAGATCTCAGGACGCAACCTGA
- a CDS encoding ferredoxin-thioredoxin reductase variable chain — protein MQPGDKVVVASSVVVYNHPEHRGTSFDLQGSEGEVVTVLTEWKGRPISPTLPVIVAFGRYKAHFRSDELQVAS, from the coding sequence ATGCAGCCTGGTGACAAGGTCGTCGTCGCCTCATCAGTGGTGGTCTACAACCATCCGGAACATCGGGGCACATCCTTCGATCTCCAGGGCAGTGAGGGAGAGGTGGTGACCGTGCTGACGGAATGGAAAGGGCGCCCGATCAGCCCGACCCTTCCTGTGATCGTGGCCTTCGGTCGCTACAAGGCCCATTTCCGCAGTGACGAACTTCAGGTTGCGTCCTGA
- a CDS encoding Hsp70 family protein: protein MGMAKPLAGEQNLYLSQRGTLAIDLGNTTTVVAFQACDSPHIQLLDLAPISRESGAVPSMLWLEDRESTGALVGRQVIESGLGHRDAPQLHRDFKRLIGQPAPPEWRQRLSPDQAGARLLQEICKRIPQDLTIERLVLTAPVETDAPYRQWLLDACAPLRIPEIALVDEPTAAALGAGLPAGAKMLVVDLGGGTLDLSLVALEGGEGRAAPLAQLLRFRSRNLRESRQTLRQARVLGKAGINLGGRDLDRWILDALQPQGLPSSGNGLTALLDAAERLKCRLSSTEINDDEELTELASSPELATPTPLRMNRRRLSELLKERGLFELLEDLLQRTLRAAEVHGCRRSDLHAVVVVGGGAHLPQLRTWLTAVMSPIPLRTPPPMEAVASGALSLTPGVQILDLLQRGISLRCWDRRSNRHHWHPLFMAGQPWPSSQPFELVLSASAVDQTTIEFVLGEPQLDTRHEVRLIDGLPQVVERNPGAAEVRACPSPHYKLMLNPPAQPGEDCLKLRFRIDEHADLIMEGEDLRTGSHLNSINLGTIR from the coding sequence ATGGGGATGGCGAAACCCCTCGCTGGCGAACAAAACCTTTATCTTTCCCAACGCGGAACCCTGGCGATCGATCTGGGGAACACCACCACCGTGGTGGCATTTCAAGCCTGCGATAGCCCTCACATCCAACTGCTCGACCTCGCGCCGATCAGCCGCGAATCAGGGGCAGTCCCTTCCATGCTCTGGCTTGAAGATCGCGAATCCACCGGTGCTCTCGTGGGGCGCCAAGTGATTGAAAGTGGTCTCGGCCACCGCGATGCCCCCCAGCTTCACCGGGACTTCAAGCGCTTAATTGGCCAACCGGCTCCGCCAGAATGGCGCCAGCGGCTTAGTCCTGATCAGGCGGGGGCTCGCCTGCTTCAAGAAATTTGCAAGCGTATTCCCCAGGATCTGACCATCGAGCGCCTCGTGCTCACCGCACCGGTCGAGACCGACGCGCCTTACCGGCAGTGGCTGTTGGATGCCTGTGCTCCGCTGCGGATTCCTGAAATCGCACTGGTGGATGAACCGACGGCGGCAGCCCTCGGTGCTGGGTTACCCGCTGGAGCGAAAATGCTCGTTGTTGACCTTGGTGGTGGCACGCTCGATCTGTCGCTGGTGGCTCTGGAAGGAGGCGAAGGTCGCGCCGCCCCCCTGGCGCAGCTTCTGCGATTCCGGAGCCGAAACCTCAGAGAAAGCCGCCAGACCCTCCGCCAGGCACGTGTTCTCGGCAAAGCTGGTATCAATCTGGGAGGGAGAGATCTCGACCGATGGATCCTTGACGCGCTCCAGCCGCAAGGCCTCCCATCCAGTGGGAATGGTTTAACCGCGCTTCTCGATGCGGCAGAACGGCTCAAATGCCGGCTTTCAAGCACCGAGATCAACGACGACGAAGAGCTGACGGAACTAGCCAGCAGTCCAGAGCTGGCGACCCCCACGCCCCTGCGGATGAACCGCAGGCGGTTGAGTGAACTGTTGAAGGAACGCGGACTGTTTGAACTCCTGGAGGATCTTCTTCAACGGACCCTGCGCGCTGCCGAGGTTCACGGCTGTCGCCGCAGCGACCTTCACGCTGTTGTGGTGGTGGGTGGAGGTGCACATCTTCCTCAGCTAAGGACATGGCTCACCGCCGTTATGAGCCCAATCCCACTTCGCACGCCTCCTCCGATGGAAGCTGTTGCCAGCGGAGCCCTAAGCCTCACACCAGGCGTGCAGATCCTCGATCTTCTGCAAAGGGGCATCTCATTGCGCTGCTGGGACCGGCGCAGCAACCGACATCACTGGCATCCGCTCTTTATGGCAGGCCAGCCCTGGCCATCCAGCCAACCCTTTGAGCTGGTGTTGAGTGCCAGTGCTGTCGATCAAACCACCATCGAGTTCGTGCTCGGAGAGCCTCAGCTGGACACGCGCCATGAAGTGAGACTGATCGATGGACTTCCCCAGGTTGTCGAACGCAACCCTGGAGCAGCAGAGGTCAGAGCATGCCCGTCACCTCACTACAAGCTCATGCTCAACCCTCCGGCTCAGCCTGGAGAGGATTGCCTGAAACTGCGCTTTCGCATCGATGAGCATGCCGATCTGATCATGGAGGGTGAAGATTTACGCACTGGCTCCCATCTGAACTCGATCAACCTTGGAACCATTCGGTGA
- a CDS encoding DNA-directed RNA polymerase subunit omega, producing the protein MLTAGVDHQDLAKRGESLIRQSSNRYLTTVRIAFRAKQRRFDDFDGLLEESSVKPVQRAIVELSDEQDQPDLLPG; encoded by the coding sequence ATGCTCACGGCAGGTGTTGACCATCAGGATCTCGCCAAGAGAGGAGAAAGCCTGATCCGTCAGTCCAGCAACCGCTACCTGACCACGGTTCGCATTGCGTTTCGTGCCAAGCAGCGTCGTTTTGACGATTTCGATGGGTTGCTCGAAGAATCCAGCGTGAAGCCTGTACAGCGGGCCATCGTTGAGCTCAGTGATGAGCAGGATCAGCCCGATCTCCTTCCGGGATGA